The following are encoded in a window of Vicugna pacos chromosome 28, VicPac4, whole genome shotgun sequence genomic DNA:
- the MRPL35 gene encoding large ribosomal subunit protein bL35m — MAASAFAGAVRAASGIFRPLNILASSAYRNCAKNACLSAALSTRRFSPTQTPVVSSAPRLTTSVRNLTCGPAATVLSRVAPLLPGVLKPPVRTVTYFSSRKGKRKTVKAVIYRFLRLHSGLWLRRKAGYKKKLWKKTVARKRRLREFVFCNKTQSKLLDKMTTSFWKRRNWYADDPYRKYHDRTNLEA; from the exons gaaTCTTCCGACCCCTGAATATTTTGGCCTCTTCAGCCTATCGAAACTGTGCCAAGAATGCCTGTCTTAGTGCTGCCCTGTCCACCCGACGTTTCAGTCCCACTCAGACACCGGTTGTTTCGTCTGCTCCCAGGCTTACCACATCTGTCAGGAACCTGACATGTGGGCCTGCAGCAACAGTCCTCAGCAG AGTGGCCCCCTTGCTCCCAGGTGTCCTGAAGCCACCAGTCAGAACTGTCACATACTTCAGTTCAcgcaaaggcaagagaaagaccgTGAAAGCTGTCATCTATAGGTTTCTTCGACTTCATTCTGGCCTGTGGCTAAGGAGGAAG GCTGGTTATAAGAAAAAATTATGGAAAAAGACGGTTGCAAGAAAAAGACGCTTGAGGGAATTTGTCTTCTGCAATAAAACCCAGAGTAAGCTCTTAGATAAAATGACGACGTCTTTCTGGAAGAGGCGGAACTGGTACGCCGACGATCCATATCGGAAGTACCACGATCGGACGAACCTGGAAGCGTAG